CCAAATATTGCAATAAAATGATTTGCCATTTaaacaataagaataaatatgAATAGTTACATAGTTGGAAATCTGTTATTAAGAATATATACTTTACAAAATAGAAACATGTCAAGCTCAATAGCACCACATTATCATCTAGATGCAAAATAAGAAGCTTATGCATCGTGAATCTCTTTCATCGTACGACTCCACGATTAAGTTTTAAACTAAATGTCAAAAAAGTGCAACAGGTTTGTAATTTGACACTGAGGTATATTATATTCCATATATATTGCATCAGTAATCCTCTTCCCCACCACAATAATCTCCCGCAATGCCACAGGAGTACTCTTAGAACCTGACATTggataaaaactaaaaaaaaaactaaaaaaataaaaacttttggcatatatatatatatatatatatatatatatatatatatatatatatatatatatatatatatatatatatatatatatatatatatatatatatatatgcgccAATTGTACAGATTTGTTTCtctatgtacaaaaaaaaagaaaaaaaggtaagTCAGTTGTTTGATTTGTAGTCAAGCTTCTCAGAATTGGAATCTCCACTCGGGGTATTTTCTGCAGTGTAGTGCTGGTCTTCAGTGTTCAGTTACTGTCAGTAAGAAATGACTGTTATTTCCAAATCAGTGTTCTTCCATTTACACTCGGGCACACTCTAAGCAGTGGTTCAGGTACTCTGCAGCTTTTGTGTCGCTGAACGTGGCGAGGCATTGGGGGCACTGCAACTCTGACATGCCTGGGTGTTCGTTCCAGGCAGAGTTTGGggttgctgctgcagctgcaggctgttggtgctgctgctgctgctgctgccgcctcTCAGCAGTGGTCCTCAACAGAGGCTCTGACGTGTCCTTACTTCGCTTTGAGGAGATCCTGTGTCCTATGTGCACGTGACACAAGGGAACCACGTCTCTGCTCTCTCTGCTagctccctgctgaagacaggGAGGCACGTACACTGTCAGCACAAGCTACACGTACTGGACGGTGGTAACAAGTAAAAGGAAGTCCGTGCTTCTGTCGAGGCACTCGTGCACCTAAGTGCAGGGCTGTTGTCTCACCTGTTTGTGCAGCTGCTGTTTTAGCTGAGAAACCTGCTCCTTCAGGGCATCAATCTGGCCCTGCGCTCGCTCCCTGTCTGCACGCTCTGACTTAAAGTCATCGGTGTAGATAAGAACCTTAGGAagcaaaaaagatttttttttaaaaatttatctTTCACATTTAGTTATTTGACACTATAACCGTGCTTAACAGAACTCAGCCAATCACCAGGCATGAAATCGCACCAACCTGTTGCTCAAGTGTCTGAATTTGCTCCTTGTCTTGTCTTCTGATGTCATCTATTTCTCTAGCAAGCCTTGCACACTCCCTCATTTTCTCCTCCAGTAAGCCATTGAGCCTGGAAATCTCCTGATGAAGCAATCCAGTGTTGGTGGAGCCCATCGCAGGCATCAAGCCCTGCCCGGTGCTGTCCTTCAGCCTCTGACATAAACCTCTTATATAGTCCTCCCTGCTGGAGTCATACTTCTGCCACTGAGTATTCAGGCTTTGTACctaaaaggaaattaaaaaaacaaaacgtcaCACCTTTGATCATGCACCATGTTTTATATTCCACCACTGGAGTGTTAATATTGTGTGCAAAAGTAATTGAAATCTGTTTCCTTAAGGACATAATTAGATCAcatgtctattttttttcctgactgATTTCAGATAACACTAATGAGACTCACGTATGCCACACGCTGCTTTAGCTGTTGATTCTCCTCCTGAAGCTGACGGATTTGGGCATTAAGACTACCCATCTCAGAGGACTCTGGCATCTGTAAAAGATTAGAAAACAGAGGTTACAACAGGACCCTCCTGAAGTGTTGAAAAAATAATAGCTGTATTATAAagctatttaaaaagaaattacaaaagCAACTGGTGACTTCTAAAAGCATTTACACACCTCTGTATTCTTTTGCGTAAGGGCCACATCTTCCACTTCTCCTCCTCCCCTTTTGTCTTTCTCCAGTCTCGCCATCAGCTCCTGGCACACCTTAACAGTTGCACCGAGCTGCCCGCGCAGCTGGTCGGCCTCCTCGGCCAGGGAGGTACAGAGGACACTTCTGGTGGCCTCGGCCCGCTCCCTCTCCTGCAAGGCTACCCGTAGCCTTTGGATCTCCTGGTCCTTCTCGTGGTCCGGCTGACATCTGATGGTCTCCAGCTCCAGCTCTTTCTCCCTGAGCTGAGTGTTCAGCCTCTGAATCTCCTGAGGAACAATGATGACAGATTAATGGCATGGCATGGCAACAACAGCTTGCAACTGATATGTCAGATATGGTCCATGTTTTGTTCCCTGAACACTTCTCCAGTAGAGACTGTAAAATGAACGCGTCACAGTAGACAGCAGCTTACAGTTCAGAGTAACaaactgatataaaaaaaaatctatatatgGTTATAAATCACTGATTAGAGCTGTAGGGAGAAACATCGACTGTGTACAATCTTCAGCATGTTTTTACCTCAGCTTGTCGGGCTGCCTTCAAGTCCCCTtcgttcttcttctgttttagttTGCATATTTCATTGAGTAAACTCTCCACCAAAGAGTTGGACGGACTAATGAGCACAGACTCCTTATCTCCCACCGTCATGTAGAGCCTCTCGTGTCTCCCCAGCCTGGCTTTTAAATCTGCAATAACACCGTCCTTTACACTGATCTGTCTGTTCAGAAGGTCTATTTCCTGCCGCGTCTCATGATACAGAGTATTAAGCACGCTGTAACTCCGCATTTTGTCTCTGAGCACGTCGTTATCCGTGTTGTTTATACTGACGTTATCCATTGCGGGTTTTGTAGACTTTGACAGACGCACCAGTCTCTTAAAAATCCAGCATTTGACGCCTCTGCCTCGAGCCCCGTGTCTTCAGAAAAAGACCAACGTCGTCAACTGTCTGAAATTGGGCTCATCAGAGAATAATATCCCCCGAACCGTCTTCGGGGATTTCCTAGGGAACTTCCCCGCGGAGTTTTTTGAGCTTCGTCAAAAAGGAGCCATGCTTGTGTTCAAAAAGGTTCACTGTAGATATCCAcaggtagaaaaaaaaacattttatagcGTCTTGGCACAACTTGgtaaacaaagaaacacatattttaaatgtagcTAAAAGTTTAAGCTACGTCTCTTAAAGGCTGAAAAAAGAGAGACGATTGCTGCATTCAATTACGTCGGAAAATCTACTACTCCTAGTTAGAGCGAACAAAAATTaagttatgtaaaaaaaaaaaaaatgtttaccgGTGTTATTAGTGCCACTATTATTATAAGGATGCATAGCTTTGGTttagaagggaaaaaaatggaaTGGCTTACGCTTTAGTCAACTTTATTTTCTACAAACCAAATGCTGCTTGCTGTAGGTTTTTCTACAGAAAGTATAAACTATAATATTGAAAGGAATATCAGATTATACTAAATGAAAAACGCTAATTTCCCAGCGGTAGTTTACCGGgtttttacacattcagtccCCTAAAAGTCACATTAGGGCATTTACTCGTAGAGTGTCATAACAAATTCCCCATGCGCGCCACTCATTTTTGTCAGGCTTTAATTTTTTCCCACAGCTTTAAATGCACCGCAATGCATTGTCATTCAAAGAATTACGCAGTAAGGACCACACCGGTGCCGTATTAATGGTTGATTTTAGGATGCAGCGGTCTATGACTGAACATTGTCATCccgttttttgtgtgtgtttgtttggtttttgttctgATATTTTGGGAAGTGACACAATGTCTCTTACGGTAGCAAATCAAGAATTTACCCAAGCTGTACTGGAAGCAGCTCCAGTTCATGGTGACCTCTTGGTACTGCAAAATGGGAATACTCATGAATAAACGGATCTTTACTTTTCTTAtgtatttctcttttttaagtGCTACATAAAAAAAGTGTTCACTACAAAAACGTAATTACAGTTGGATGACAAAGAACACCACTGATTCCAATTTAATTCATTATACTTGTTGTTGCAGTTTGTAGCTGGCTTTATATTTATGCAATTTTGTATAAAATACAGATGTAATACATACTGTAGAATGATGGACTGATGTGCTTTTAGCAATGAATGTGTGCTTTGGATGTATAGTCTTAATACGGGTCCCAAGAACCTAGATATTTATGTGgaggtaataaataaataaatacaaccaATAGATTACAGTGTGTGTAATCGTTTAGCTGAAACTGTTCCAAGTTTACGTGTGTAACCTTTTTCTCAGACACTTTGAACAAAATGCACAGTAACTAGCATATATAGGTCACACTTACTACATTATCAAAACCGTGCTCCATTTAGGTTCATCGTTGGACTACAAGAAGAGTGTACTAAGCATTATCAGGTCAAAATGAAACTACTGTCTAGACAGTAGGAGTACCGAGTTAAAGACCAAGAGTGTTCATCAGTTGTACTGGCCGGTGGGGAGTCCCAGGTATTTCTGGGTCAATCACACCAAGAGACATGAGCGGTGTGAAGCCGTGATGTCGTTTGATGTCACATGGCAGTCATGTGACACTTGTTACAATAGCAAGAATTGAGGTGTAAAGTGTGTAAAAATTGTAGGAAGGTGGGAAGAAGTGTCAGGGTGGAAACTAACTGATTCCACAAAAGATTCTGTCTATAAAAAAAACGAATGCTGACCTGAATCATTTCAGTTCTCTATGGCCTTCTAAAGTCCTTTTACAGTCTTATCCTAGCAACACCACCCCTTCTTATTGATGATTCACACCTTCATTCATGTGATTGGCAAGTCTCAGAACTCATGTGACAGTAAAATGTCTGGGACTTCCTGAAAGAGTCATCGGTTGACACCTTGTGAACAGGTGGCAAAACACCTTAAACACTATTCATGTTAAGTAGTACAGTAAAATGGAAATATATAAACTTCAGAGTTTCCGCTATGAAAAGAGGCCTTGTTAAGTACTTGTTGCAATGCTGAAACAGTAAGTCCATGGAAAATGAAGCACCAACAGTTATAATAATCATGTAAGTGTTATGCCCCCATAACACTTACATGATAACACTTCAGAGGTCAGTAGTTAAATATATCTGTGGTCTGGTGCCTCTTTCCAAGGTTAGTGCTTAAAGCTTCCTCAAGCCGGGTGCAGCACTGACAAAGATTCATTGTCGTCATGAATATTGTGGCAATTTTGGACTTTCTCTAAACTGTtcttttccagggtggaatgattgtacagcatacatttcaatgactcaaaaaacacaaattGAAAGTataagtttgaatttattttggattttctgtaATCCACACAGGTTAACAATTAGACATATAGGCtcaaatacatacatatacgCCAACTTAAATGTCCCTTAGTAAGTTACACCTCGGTGCTTTGAGCAGCCATCAACAACTTTCTGGCATAATTCTGGCTGGATATTCGACTGCCCTTCTTAGCAGAATTGCCAGAGTTTATCTAAATTGGCAGGTTTCCCGGCACAAACCTGGCTTTTAAGTAaagtccacaaattttcaatagAGTTGAAGTCAGGGCTTTGTCAAGAccattccagaagcttaatgttaTCCTGCTTTATCCATTCAAAATCcatttttgatgtgtgtttgggacTGTAGTCCCAAACTTAGACCCAAGTTTCAACCATCTAGCTTTTGATTTGAGGGAAAGATGTAGATTTGGAGATAGTCCTCCTCTTTCTTTATTCCATCCACTTTGTGCAATGTACCAgtaccactggcagcaaaacagccacAGAGCACGATGCTACCCCACCATACTTGACAGTTGGTACAGTATTCTTAGAtttgaaagcctcacctttacTTCTCCAAACCTCCTCTTATCAGTGTGCCCAAATAGCTCAATCTTTGTCTCATCTGGCCATTAAACCTTTCTCCACAAAGTATTTGGCTCGTCCAAGTGGGCAGCTGCAAATTGCACTCGGACTTGAAGGTTCTGATTTTGGAGCAGGGGCTTCTTTCTTGGTTGGCACCCTCTCAGTCCACGGTG
This sequence is a window from Oreochromis niloticus isolate F11D_XX linkage group LG6, O_niloticus_UMD_NMBU, whole genome shotgun sequence. Protein-coding genes within it:
- the tnip2 gene encoding TNFAIP3-interacting protein 2 isoform X2; this encodes MDNVSINNTDNDVLRDKMRSYSVLNTLYHETRQEIDLLNRQISVKDGVIADLKARLGRHERLYMTVGDKESVLISPSNSLVESLLNEICKLKQKKNEGDLKAARQAEEIQRLNTQLREKELELETIRCQPDHEKDQEIQRLRVALQERERAEATRSVLCTSLAEEADQLRGQLGATVKVCQELMARLEKDKRGGGEVEDVALTQKNTEMPESSEMGSLNAQIRQLQEENQQLKQRVAYVQSLNTQWQKYDSSREDYIRGLCQRLKDSTGQGLMPAMGSTNTGLLHQEISRLNGLLEEKMRECARLAREIDDIRRQDKEQIQTLEQQVLIYTDDFKSERADRERAQGQIDALKEQVSQLKQQLHKQGASRESRDVVPLCHVHIGHRISSKRSKDTSEPLLRTTAERRQQQQQQHQQPAAAAATPNSAWNEHPGMSELQCPQCLATFSDTKAAEYLNHCLECARV
- the tnip2 gene encoding TNFAIP3-interacting protein 2 isoform X1, producing MDNVSINNTDNDVLRDKMRSYSVLNTLYHETRQEIDLLNRQISVKDGVIADLKARLGRHERLYMTVGDKESVLISPSNSLVESLLNEICKLKQKKNEGDLKAARQAEEIQRLNTQLREKELELETIRCQPDHEKDQEIQRLRVALQERERAEATRSVLCTSLAEEADQLRGQLGATVKVCQELMARLEKDKRGGGEVEDVALTQKNTEMPESSEMGSLNAQIRQLQEENQQLKQRVAYVQSLNTQWQKYDSSREDYIRGLCQRLKDSTGQGLMPAMGSTNTGLLHQEISRLNGLLEEKMRECARLAREIDDIRRQDKEQIQTLEQQVLIYTDDFKSERADRERAQGQIDALKEQVSQLKQQLHKQQGASRESRDVVPLCHVHIGHRISSKRSKDTSEPLLRTTAERRQQQQQQHQQPAAAAATPNSAWNEHPGMSELQCPQCLATFSDTKAAEYLNHCLECARV